The nucleotide window GTTCGTCGTCCCGAGATCTATTCCTATGACCTTACCCATGACCCCCTCCTTTTTAGCTATTTATTGCCGTTCTTGATCTTCATCCGGTGTATTACCGCTACGCCACTCACTCAGTATCGTTCCTGGCGACCTTTACCTGCGCGGGCCTCAAAAGCCTCCCGTTAAGCATATATCCGGCCCTTACTTCCTCTACGATCGTATTATCCTTTATTTCGACCGAATCGACCATTGCCACGGCCTCATGCAGGTTCGGATCGAACTGCTGACCGTGGGTATCGATCTTCCGCACACCGTTATCCTCAAGCACCCTGTGGAACTCTTTCTGGATGATCTTTATCCCCTCCATAACGGATGACTTTTCCGGGGCGCTCTCCATGGCATTGAACGCAAGATCGAAATTATCCATTATGGGAACGAGCTGGGAAATGATCATCTCATTCGCGAATTTTACCTGGTCGTTCTTATCCTTCTCAAGACGCCGGCGCGTATTCTCGTATTCCGCGTGCACCTTCAGCCATTTATCATGGAAACTGTCGCGTTCTTCCGCTTTTTTCCTGAGCGTTTCCATCTCTTCACCTGTAATATGGATGTCCCCGCCGCTCATATCCCCGTCTTTCTTGACCTCTTCGTCTTTGTGTCCTTTCATCTCAACCTCTCTCAAGGGTTACGAGTTCTTTGATCTTCGAGCTTATCTGTTCCGCCAGAAAGTTCACCGTGCTTATCGCCCGGGAATAATCCATGCGTGTGGAACCGATAACACCGATCCTGCCTATGGTACTACCGTTCAGGGAATATCCGGCGGTTATGAAACTGCAATCCTCCAGGTCACGACAGCTTGTCTCCTGCCCTATATATATCCTGACCCCTCCATAAGGAAGCTCCCCCATCATCAGCCGTGTTATCTCCCTTTTTTCCGAGAACGCGTGCAGGAGCCTGCGGACCATATTGATCCCTTCCTCTCCGTGCCCGAACACCAGGTGGTCCAACCCCTCCCAGTATATCTCGTTCTGTATGTTCTGCTCTATGATGTTGTCTATCACCCCCAGCGAAGCCTTAGCGTGATCCAGCAGTTCCGGTCCCGGCCCCGCCATGATAAGCCTGTTGAGATCGGCGTATATGCTCTGCATCGAAGCGGCCTCATACCTGTTGTTGATATATTCCGCGATCTTCACCAGTTCCGCTTTTTCGATATCCCTGTCCAGTTTTATCATGTAGTTCTTCACATCGTTGGACATGGTCACCAAAACCGCCATCACGGTCTCGGCCCTCACCTTTACTAACTGCATATGCTTAAGATACTCAGCCTCTATGGTCGGCCACATGACAACTCCCGCGCCGTTAAGCTCGTGGCTGATAAGATACGACGTCTTGTGGATTATATCGTTTATGCTGCGTATGCGGATATCGTATTCCGCCGCGAGCCTCCTGGCTTCCTTCTGTTCCATCCGTATAGAGCCTTTTATCCCGTCGACAAAAGACCTGTACCCTCTGGGTGTGGGTACGCGGCCGGCGGAAGTATGCGGCTGCTCTATATACCCTTCCTCCTCAAGTTCAGACATGATGTTCCTTACGGTCGCTGAGGACACACTGCCGCCCATGCGTTCCGAGACCAGCCTTGAACTTACCGGCACCGCGGTCTCTATGAATTCCCGCACAATATGGTCAAGCACCACTATCTTCCTGAGCTCTTTGGATGATCTGTTCATATTTTGGCCTTGGTCTATTACGCTAACAATGCTTAGCACTCTACTCATCTGAGTGCTAAATTATATCATTTCAGCGCGTATTGTCAAGTGGAAATATACGACAAGAATGGATCTGGTAAAGGATATGACCCCGTTATGCGCGTCCCGACTTCAGGCGTTTGAATACCGCGTCCCGGGCGGACCTGGGCAGACGCGCGGAAATGAACACCCCCTCGTCCCGATATTCTTCTTTTCTCACGATGCCTTTAGACCTTACATATCTTACGATATCCTGGTATTTATGCGGCAGGAGCAACTCAATATCCTCCATCTCCGCCTGGATAAGTCCGACAAGGGCGTCTTCCAATTGTTCAAGTCCTTCTTTTTTTAGCGCCGATATGACCAACGTCCCGCTCATATCCTTTTTTATTCTTTCCCTGCGCTCGGGACCCACTTTATCCATCTTATTCAACACCGTGATCACGGGCTTATCCCCCGCCCCTATCTCCTCCAGCACGCTCATCACCGAACGTTCGTGCTCCTCCAGCATATCCGTGCTCATGTCAATCACATGAAAAAGCACATCCGCGTCCATGACCTCTTCCAGCGTAGCCTTGAAACTCTCAATAAGGTCATGCGGCAGCTCGTTCAGGAACCCTACAGTATCGGATATGAGCACGACCTGATTGTTGGGCAATATGAGCTTCCGTACGGTCGGGTCGAGCGTGCTGAAAAGCTGGTCCTTCGCCTTCACCGAAGAACCCGCCAGGGCGTTGAACAGTGTCGACTTACCTGAATTGGTATACCCGACAAGCGCGGCCCTTATCATCGAGAATTTTTCACGCTGCATGCTCCGGAGTTTCCTCTTCTTGGACACGTCCTTTAGCTTTCTCTTGAGGACAGAGATCCTCTCCCTCACCTTACGGCGGTCCACTTCCAGCTGTGTTTCGCCCGGCCCCCTTGTCCCTACACCCCCTCCCAACCTCGAAAAATGTACCCATAGACCGCTAAGTCTAGGCAGGAGATACTCCAACTGAGCGAGTTCCACCTGAAGTTTGCCTTCGTTCGACCTGGCGCGTCTGGCGAAAATATCCAGTATAAGCTGCGTCCGATCTATCGTCTTGACCCCCATGGCCTCTTCCAGGTTCCTCTGCTGGGATGGCGATAGTTCATTGTTGAAAAGTACCACATTGGCACCGGCTTCCCTCACATCCTCGGCTATTTCGTGGACTTTCCCCTTACCTATGAAAAAAGTCGGGGTCACCTGCTTCCGCCTGGCAATAATGGACCCTAATATCTTTAACCCGGCGGCTTCAGCGAGGTTCTCAAGCTCTTCCTGCCTGTCATCGGCCTTCCAGAATCCCTTGCCATCCTCGTCCACTGTGACCAGGAACGCTTTTTCTTTTTTAGCGGTGATCTTTTCCGGCCCGAATGACATGTTACCTCTTTTTCCCGCCATTTCTCTCGACGACCGCTTCAAGGATAATACCCGCCGCACCGGACGGCCCGGCGTTGACCATATCTATCCACTGTACGCGACTATCGGCCCTGAACCATGTAAGCTGCCGTTTGGCATACCTTCGTGTATTCATCTTAAGAAGCTCTTTGGCCTCGTTAACGGATATCTCGCCTTTTATATATGCCCCGATCTCTTTAATACCCAGGGCCTTGGACGCCGACATGCTAAGGTCCCGCTTTATAAGTGCCTCGACCTCAGCAACGACCCGGTCGGCGAACATACGCTCTACCGTATCCTCGATCCGTCGATAAAGCGTCTCCCTGGGCCAGCTCAGGGCAAATTGCAGGCAATCGTATTCCCCGCTCAGGCCCTTTGTGTCCTTCTGGTTCTCGGACAGGCTGCGTCCGGTAAGCTCATATACTTCCAGCGCCCTCACCAGGCGCTTCTTGTCGTTGGGATGGATATGCCCCGCGGCTACGGGATCGACCTTTTTCAGCTCGTCATGAAGGTGTTTTGTCCCTTTCTCCAGGGCGAGAGCCGCCAGCCCTTCCCTTAAAGCCTCATCCTTGGGTGGTGACGGGAATATCCCGTCTATAAGCGACCTTATATACAGCCCGGTCCCGCCGGCGAATACCGGTACCACTTCCCTGGACAAGATATCACGCGTGATCCTCCCCGCCTCCTCGACAAAACGCGCGGCGCTGAACTCCTCTTCCGGCGGCACTTCTCCCACCAGGTGATGCCTGACGCGGGAAAGGGCGCCACTATCCGGCGCCTGCGTGATAACACTCATTCCTTCATACACCTGCATGGAATCGGCAGAAATGATCTCACCCGGGAGCGACATGGCAAGTTCCAGTGCCACGGCGCTTTTGCCGGACGATGTGGGACCGACTATGAATACAAGTAAAGGTCTGGTCATATCTGTTCAGCGGTCTCCGGGGAAGAGACCATATCGGGATCATCTGACAAAACTTCCCCTTTAAGCGTGTTAGGGCTGGCGCCCTTTATCCTGACACGAAGCACCTGCCCGACAAGATCCGCGCCACCGGGAAAGACACACGGGATATTCGCCCGGGTCCTGCCCATTAATTCTTTTTCGGACATGCGGCTGGGCCCTTCCACAAGCACTTCCTGTTCGGTACCTATAAGCGCCTTGTTCTTGGCCTGCGATATTTTCTTTTGAACGGCAAGAAGCGCGGTGTTCCTTTCCTTCTTCACGTCTTCGGGGACATCATCCATAAGAAAGGATGATACCGCGGGCGGACGCGGGGAATATTTGAAGATAAAAGCCGAATTGAACCCGACCTCCTCCATGGCCTTTTCCGTAGCCTTGAAATCCTTTTCCTTTTCCGACGGGAACCCGACGATAAGGTCAGTACTTATACCGGCATCGGGAATGGCACCTCGCAACATATCCACCTTTTTCCTGTAATCGTCATAGGAATACCCGCGATTCATCAGGTCCAGCATCCGGTCCGAACCGGATTGCAGGGGAAGATGTATGTGCTCGCATACCTTTTCCAGGTCCCGCATCGCCCTGAAAAGCCTCGATCCGGCGTCTTTCGGGTGGCTTGTCGTGAACCTTACACGCTCTATGC belongs to Candidatus Omnitrophota bacterium and includes:
- the hflX gene encoding GTPase HflX, which translates into the protein MAGKRGNMSFGPEKITAKKEKAFLVTVDEDGKGFWKADDRQEELENLAEAAGLKILGSIIARRKQVTPTFFIGKGKVHEIAEDVREAGANVVLFNNELSPSQQRNLEEAMGVKTIDRTQLILDIFARRARSNEGKLQVELAQLEYLLPRLSGLWVHFSRLGGGVGTRGPGETQLEVDRRKVRERISVLKRKLKDVSKKRKLRSMQREKFSMIRAALVGYTNSGKSTLFNALAGSSVKAKDQLFSTLDPTVRKLILPNNQVVLISDTVGFLNELPHDLIESFKATLEEVMDADVLFHVIDMSTDMLEEHERSVMSVLEEIGAGDKPVITVLNKMDKVGPERRERIKKDMSGTLVISALKKEGLEQLEDALVGLIQAEMEDIELLLPHKYQDIVRYVRSKGIVRKEEYRDEGVFISARLPRSARDAVFKRLKSGRA
- the miaA gene encoding tRNA (adenosine(37)-N6)-dimethylallyltransferase MiaA yields the protein MTRPLLVFIVGPTSSGKSAVALELAMSLPGEIISADSMQVYEGMSVITQAPDSGALSRVRHHLVGEVPPEEEFSAARFVEEAGRITRDILSREVVPVFAGGTGLYIRSLIDGIFPSPPKDEALREGLAALALEKGTKHLHDELKKVDPVAAGHIHPNDKKRLVRALEVYELTGRSLSENQKDTKGLSGEYDCLQFALSWPRETLYRRIEDTVERMFADRVVAEVEALIKRDLSMSASKALGIKEIGAYIKGEISVNEAKELLKMNTRRYAKRQLTWFRADSRVQWIDMVNAGPSGAAGIILEAVVERNGGKKR
- the hrcA gene encoding heat-inducible transcriptional repressor HrcA encodes the protein MNRSSKELRKIVVLDHIVREFIETAVPVSSRLVSERMGGSVSSATVRNIMSELEEEGYIEQPHTSAGRVPTPRGYRSFVDGIKGSIRMEQKEARRLAAEYDIRIRSINDIIHKTSYLISHELNGAGVVMWPTIEAEYLKHMQLVKVRAETVMAVLVTMSNDVKNYMIKLDRDIEKAELVKIAEYINNRYEAASMQSIYADLNRLIMAGPGPELLDHAKASLGVIDNIIEQNIQNEIYWEGLDHLVFGHGEEGINMVRRLLHAFSEKREITRLMMGELPYGGVRIYIGQETSCRDLEDCSFITAGYSLNGSTIGRIGVIGSTRMDYSRAISTVNFLAEQISSKIKELVTLERG
- a CDS encoding nucleotide exchange factor GrpE, with protein sequence MKGHKDEEVKKDGDMSGGDIHITGEEMETLRKKAEERDSFHDKWLKVHAEYENTRRRLEKDKNDQVKFANEMIISQLVPIMDNFDLAFNAMESAPEKSSVMEGIKIIQKEFHRVLEDNGVRKIDTHGQQFDPNLHEAVAMVDSVEIKDNTIVEEVRAGYMLNGRLLRPAQVKVARNDTE
- the miaB gene encoding tRNA (N6-isopentenyl adenosine(37)-C2)-methylthiotransferase MiaB, translating into GNVQKLAHMKKKKPDLKIGVVGCMAERHGELLFKEQPAIDILAGPNNIYDIPELIESSFGQDRVLAVKTVRRPKKGADTEYRAGVLSAFVNIMYGCDNFCSYCIVPHVRGREVSRPKKDIVKEVKLLADKGFKEITLLGQNVNSYGKGQTQKVDFPEILEAVNGVKGIERVRFTTSHPKDAGSRLFRAMRDLEKVCEHIHLPLQSGSDRMLDLMNRGYSYDDYRKKVDMLRGAIPDAGISTDLIVGFPSEKEKDFKATEKAMEEVGFNSAFIFKYSPRPPAVSSFLMDDVPEDVKKERNTALLAVQKKISQAKNKALIGTEQEVLVEGPSRMSEKELMGRTRANIPCVFPGGADLVGQVLRVRIKGASPNTLKGEVLSDDPDMVSSPETAEQI